TTATTACTTAGCATTAAGGGAAGAGTTGAAAAAAGAATACGCCGCTGAGAAGATATTTCCCGATATGTATGATATATTCGCTGCTTTTCATCACACGTCTTTTGAAGAGACGAAGGTAGTGATTATCGGACAGGATCCATATCATGGAGACGGGCAGGCTCATGGATTAAGCTTTTCTGTACAAAAAGGAGTGGCCCTCCCTCCTTCGCTCAAGAACATTTATAAGGAGCTCGAAGACGATCTTGGCATCAGGCCTCCCTCTCACGGTAACTTAACTTCATGGGCCAAGCAGGGGGTATTATTATTAAATAACGTGTTAACCGTCAGAGCTCATCAGGCCCATTCCCACCGTAATTTAGGCTGGGAGCGTTTTACCGATCAAGTGATCCATCTACTTAATGAAAGAGAACGTCCTGTTGTTTTTATGCTGTGGGGAAAACCGGCCCAGAAAAAAGCATCCGCTGTAGATACCTCAAAACACTGCGTCATTCAATCGGCGCATCCAAGCCCATTAGCCGCGTATAAAGGCTTCTTCGGCAGCCGTCCTTTTTCTAAAGCTAATCAGTTTCTTCAGGAACAGGGGGAGGAGCCGGTTGACTGGGCGATCGAAGAATAAAAGATGAAGCAGGGCCCATACCTGCACAGTTTCTTATGCATAGGCTAACGTAAGAAATATTACGGAGGGTCTGCTATGTCTCAAAATCAATTTCCATTCTTTGGCCCTGTAAGAAACTATCCAGGGGGGTATTATCCGCCGCCGGGAGCAGCAAACACGAGAGGCTTTTTATCTAACTTTTTTCAGCAGGGCGGACCGCCGGCTGGAGGATTCCCGTCGTTTGGCGCTCCTTTTCAGCCGCCTGCAGCTCCCACGGGAGGAGCCGGATGGCTGGGCCAGCTTCAGGGGGCCTTAAGTGCGGTGCAAAAAGCGGCACCTATGATCCAGCAGTATGGGCCAATGATGAAAAACATACCCGCCATGATTAATATGGTTAAGCTTATGAATATGAGTGACGATGAGGAAGAGGAAGAAGTGGAAGAAAAAGGCAATAAAGAAAGCACTTCTGAAGAAAGCTTCGATCTTAAGATAGAAGAAAAGATAGAAGAAAGTAACGATAGGAAGAAGCCTGCTAAAGAAAAGATTAAAAAAGAAAGCAGGAAAAAACGGCCGCAGCCTAAGCCTATTATGAAACGATTTTTCCCGGAAGAATCCGAAGAAAAGCCTAAGGACCAGCCAAAACCTAAGCCTCAAAGAAGAAAACAAGGAACATCTCAGCCTAAGTTATTTATATAGGCTGTGCATGTTGCTTGATTTTTTTTTGGTTTTTAGAAAGAATAGGTAACATGATACAACAACAGGGGAGGTCCCAATGCATGGATAATCAAACGAAAGTAGCCACATTTGCGGGCGGATGTTTTTGGTGTATGGTAGAGCCGTTTGAAGAAAGACCAGGGATTATATCCGTAACTTCTGGTTATACAGGGGGCCATACCGACAACCCAACCTACATGTCCGTAATTACAGAAACGACAGGACATCGTGAAGCCGTACAAATCGAATATGATCCAGATATTTTTCCATACGAGCGGCTTGTTGAGCTGTTCTGGCAGCAGATTGATCCAACAGATGCCGGAGGACAGTTTGCTGACCGGGGCGAGTCTTATACAACCGCTATTTATTATCATGATGAAGAGCAAAAAAAAATCGCGGAAGAAAGCAAACAGCAGCTTGAAGCTGCCAATAAATTTAAAGAGCCAATTGTAACCGATATTCTGCCG
This window of the Halobacillus sp. Marseille-Q1614 genome carries:
- a CDS encoding uracil-DNA glycosylase, yielding MSVFSNDWSDVLQAEMEKPYYLALREELKKEYAAEKIFPDMYDIFAAFHHTSFEETKVVIIGQDPYHGDGQAHGLSFSVQKGVALPPSLKNIYKELEDDLGIRPPSHGNLTSWAKQGVLLLNNVLTVRAHQAHSHRNLGWERFTDQVIHLLNERERPVVFMLWGKPAQKKASAVDTSKHCVIQSAHPSPLAAYKGFFGSRPFSKANQFLQEQGEEPVDWAIEE
- the vrrA gene encoding VrrA/YqfQ family protein; the encoded protein is MSQNQFPFFGPVRNYPGGYYPPPGAANTRGFLSNFFQQGGPPAGGFPSFGAPFQPPAAPTGGAGWLGQLQGALSAVQKAAPMIQQYGPMMKNIPAMINMVKLMNMSDDEEEEEVEEKGNKESTSEESFDLKIEEKIEESNDRKKPAKEKIKKESRKKRPQPKPIMKRFFPEESEEKPKDQPKPKPQRRKQGTSQPKLFI